From Candidatus Neomarinimicrobiota bacterium, the proteins below share one genomic window:
- a CDS encoding homoserine kinase, producing the protein MIRNTQTIRVFAPATVANVSCGFDVFGFAVHEPGDEVFLTLRNTPRVKILSIHGDKGLLSVDPEKNTAGVAAQAFLNAYAPDAGVDIELFKGLPIGSGLGSSAASAAAVLFGLNRLLGHPADGKALLEFGLQSEKSACGSAHGDNVIPSLLGGFILIRSYHPLDIRHLPIPEDLYCTLVFPQVEIETRKARELIPKSIPLETAVRQWGNTAGLAAGFCLSDYDLIARSMEDLIAEPVRATLIPQYHLVTKSAQDAGALGCGISGSGPTVFALSKGKETAQKVREAMRSVYEKSHVSYQTWVSPLNPEGPRIV; encoded by the coding sequence ATGATAAGAAATACACAAACCATTCGTGTTTTTGCACCGGCAACCGTGGCAAATGTTTCCTGCGGTTTTGATGTTTTTGGGTTTGCAGTCCATGAGCCGGGTGATGAGGTGTTTCTCACACTTCGGAATACACCGCGTGTAAAGATCCTGTCAATCCATGGAGACAAGGGATTACTTTCGGTGGATCCTGAGAAAAACACAGCTGGTGTTGCAGCTCAGGCATTTCTGAATGCCTATGCACCTGATGCCGGGGTTGACATCGAACTATTTAAAGGATTGCCTATTGGAAGCGGTCTGGGTTCTAGTGCCGCCAGTGCGGCAGCTGTTCTTTTTGGTTTAAATCGCTTATTGGGACATCCTGCCGATGGTAAAGCCCTTTTGGAATTTGGGCTTCAATCTGAAAAATCCGCCTGCGGTTCAGCCCATGGTGATAATGTAATACCCTCCCTCCTGGGGGGATTTATCCTGATTCGAAGTTATCATCCTCTGGATATCCGGCACCTGCCTATCCCTGAGGATTTATACTGCACGCTGGTTTTTCCACAGGTTGAAATTGAAACCCGAAAAGCCCGGGAATTGATCCCCAAATCCATCCCTCTTGAAACAGCTGTAAGGCAGTGGGGTAATACGGCGGGACTGGCAGCCGGATTTTGTTTGTCTGATTATGATTTAATTGCCCGTTCCATGGAGGATTTGATTGCCGAACCGGTCCGGGCTACTCTCATTCCACAATATCACCTTGTGACAAAATCTGCACAGGATGCCGGTGCTCTGGGATGTGGTATTTCCGGGTCAGGACCGACTGTTTTTGCCCTCTCGAAGGGTAAAGAAACAGCTCAAAAGGTCAGGGAAGCGATGAGATCGGTCTATGAGAAATCTCATGTGTCATATCAAACGTGGGTGTCACCCCTTAACCCCGAAGGACCGCGCATCGTATAA
- the thrC gene encoding threonine synthase → MKFYSTKNKLLRVSLKEAVLTGMPPDHGLYMPETVPTLTPEFLKRVPDLPFQELAFELARYFVDGEISDDKLIDLVSDAFPFDAPLVPLSDHIYALELFHGPTLAFKDFGARFMSRLMALFTQNLSKELKILVATSGDTGSAVANGFFNVPGIRVYVLYPAGKVSEIQEKQMATLGKNVIALKVHGVFDDCQALVKKALADKKLRESFVISSANSINIARLIPQIFYYFYAWAQLPETKRDKLVMSVPSGNFGNLTAGLIAKQMGLPVDRFVDAANRNDVVPEYLQTARFNPRPSVQTISSAMDVGNPSNFDRILDLYGHSHKAMIRDIWGKAYSDEETRDKIRETIENTGYLCDPHGAVGLLGLQEYLEHVDNTATGIFLETAHPAKFKPVVEEIIGKEISLPERLSECLEKPLLSVPMENDYEAFFGVVTRNE, encoded by the coding sequence ATGAAATTTTACAGTACAAAAAACAAATTACTGAGGGTCAGCCTGAAAGAAGCCGTGCTAACTGGTATGCCACCGGACCATGGGCTCTATATGCCCGAAACCGTCCCAACTTTAACCCCGGAGTTTTTAAAACGTGTTCCAGATCTCCCTTTTCAAGAATTAGCCTTTGAACTTGCTCGATATTTTGTGGATGGAGAAATCAGCGATGATAAGCTGATAGATCTTGTTAGCGATGCCTTTCCCTTTGATGCACCTCTTGTGCCTCTTTCTGATCATATTTACGCACTTGAACTTTTTCATGGGCCAACCCTGGCATTCAAAGATTTTGGCGCCCGGTTCATGTCCAGACTCATGGCCCTTTTTACACAAAACCTTTCAAAAGAACTTAAAATCCTTGTGGCCACATCTGGTGACACGGGAAGTGCTGTGGCAAACGGATTTTTTAATGTTCCGGGTATTCGGGTCTATGTTTTGTATCCTGCCGGAAAAGTCAGTGAGATTCAGGAAAAACAAATGGCAACCCTGGGTAAAAATGTCATTGCCCTGAAAGTTCACGGCGTGTTTGATGATTGCCAGGCTCTGGTGAAAAAAGCGTTGGCAGATAAAAAATTGCGTGAGTCTTTTGTGATTAGTTCGGCGAATTCCATCAATATTGCCCGCCTGATACCCCAGATATTTTACTATTTCTATGCCTGGGCACAATTACCTGAAACAAAGAGGGATAAACTGGTTATGTCAGTCCCCAGTGGAAATTTTGGGAATCTTACAGCTGGACTGATAGCCAAACAGATGGGGCTCCCGGTTGACCGATTTGTGGATGCCGCCAACAGGAATGATGTGGTACCTGAATATCTGCAAACCGCCCGTTTCAATCCACGCCCTTCAGTACAGACGATTTCCAGTGCCATGGATGTGGGCAATCCCAGTAATTTCGACCGGATTCTGGATCTGTATGGTCACTCCCATAAAGCGATGATACGGGATATCTGGGGAAAAGCATATTCCGATGAAGAAACACGGGACAAAATACGTGAAACCATTGAAAATACAGGATATCTCTGTGATCCACACGGGGCCGTGGGACTCCTGGGTCTTCAAGAATATTTGGAACATGTGGATAACACTGCTACGGGTATCTTTTTGGAAACAGCCCATCCCGCAAAATTCAAACCGGTGGTAGAGGAAATTATCGGAAAGGAAATCTCTCTCCCTGAACGGTTGTCAGAGTGCCTGGAAAAACCCCTGCTATCCGTTCCTATGGAAAACGATTATGAGGCATTTTTTGGGGTAGTAACGCGTAACGAGTAA
- the zupT gene encoding zinc transporter ZupT: MDNFWLAFGLTLIAGMATGIGSVIAFTAKRTNYRFLSISTGFSAGVMLYVSFVEIFYKGFDALGEAYGENLGSWVNTAAFFSGIFLIALIDNLIPSIENPHEPFDERATAPLHDPNAELPDLKEVTRGGVDEETPDHIHHIHHTHLLRLGLFTALAITIHNFPEGLATFLSGLKDPQLAVAITVAIALHNIPEGISVSVPIFYATGNRKKAFFYSFMSGLAEPVGAVIAYVGIRFFLAGDSGEIPSQIMGILFAAVAGIMVYISLDQLLPTSRAYGKGHDSLLGLMGGMIVMALSLLLMN; encoded by the coding sequence ATGGATAATTTTTGGTTAGCCTTTGGTTTGACCCTGATTGCAGGGATGGCGACAGGTATCGGCAGTGTTATAGCTTTTACAGCCAAACGGACCAATTACCGTTTTCTTTCAATATCCACAGGATTTTCAGCCGGTGTGATGCTTTATGTATCTTTTGTTGAAATTTTTTATAAGGGATTTGATGCCTTAGGCGAAGCCTATGGGGAAAATTTGGGATCGTGGGTTAATACGGCTGCTTTTTTCAGTGGTATCTTTCTGATAGCCCTCATTGACAATCTCATTCCTTCCATTGAAAACCCACACGAACCTTTTGACGAGCGTGCAACGGCCCCTCTCCATGATCCGAATGCTGAATTGCCGGATCTGAAAGAAGTGACCCGGGGTGGAGTGGACGAAGAAACCCCGGACCATATCCATCATATTCATCATACCCACCTTTTAAGACTCGGCTTGTTTACTGCATTGGCTATTACGATTCACAATTTTCCCGAAGGGCTGGCAACCTTTTTATCTGGATTGAAGGATCCTCAACTGGCTGTTGCCATTACTGTTGCTATTGCCCTCCATAACATCCCCGAAGGCATTAGTGTATCCGTCCCCATTTTTTATGCCACGGGAAACCGTAAAAAAGCATTTTTCTACTCATTTATGAGTGGACTGGCTGAACCGGTAGGCGCTGTGATTGCCTATGTAGGAATCCGTTTTTTTCTTGCCGGTGATTCAGGAGAAATTCCTTCTCAAATCATGGGAATCCTTTTTGCTGCCGTGGCCGGTATTATGGTCTATATCAGCCTGGATCAACTTTTACCCACCAGCAGAGCCTACGGGAAAGGACATGATAGCCTTTTGGGTCTTATGGGAGGGATGATTGTAATGGCGTTGAGTCTTTTATTGATGAATTAA
- a CDS encoding four helix bundle protein yields the protein MKKNILKEKTFQFSLEIFKTAKYLMDVKKEFIISRQLLRSGTSIGANVEESQEVLTKKEFIYKLTIALREAKETHYWLRLLNALEKESTTYTSLLQSCEEIIKILNSIIITTKKRYLS from the coding sequence ATGAAAAAAAATATTCTTAAAGAAAAAACGTTTCAATTTTCTCTTGAAATTTTTAAAACTGCCAAATACTTAATGGATGTAAAAAAAGAATTTATAATTTCACGACAATTGCTAAGATCAGGGACTTCGATTGGTGCAAATGTTGAAGAATCACAAGAGGTATTAACAAAAAAAGAATTTATATATAAGTTGACCATAGCTTTAAGAGAAGCAAAAGAAACCCATTATTGGCTAAGGCTACTAAATGCTTTAGAAAAAGAATCAACAACTTATACATCATTACTGCAATCTTGTGAGGAAATTATAAAAATTTTAAATTCAATTATTATAACAACAAAGAAAAGATACTTGTCCTAA